The proteins below come from a single Aegilops tauschii subsp. strangulata cultivar AL8/78 chromosome 6, Aet v6.0, whole genome shotgun sequence genomic window:
- the LOC109748855 gene encoding G-type lectin S-receptor-like serine/threonine-protein kinase B120 isoform X2: MDPLPLHTIIWLVCWSFWLFPFCASSGSRLLPDKPLSVGSTITSDDGTFALGFFSLSSSSTKHYYVGIWYKNIPEDNFVWVANRAMPITDPSSATLAFTSGSNLALSDTKGMNLTITHKTHALKRLISWRSPQDPSPGNFSSGADPDEFRQRFIWNGSTPYLRGSIWNNNLVIGQYVESIKSTIYYRLLTIDDEVYASFGLPPPSVALVQMKIDYSGKIKTRVWNSNMSKWTDLWSGPNHECNKFGYCGPFGYCDNTQPIVTCKCLDGFEPNNKQDWTASRFSQGCHRMEAITCGQGDGFLNMSTMKIPSQFLYVKNRSLDECIAECTSNCSCTAFTYTNMSIDAINGDETRCLLWTRDLIDMEKLIGQGETLYIRVNGLSDKKRKSIVLKITLPVVSSLLIVICVWLVWICNLGGKQKNKKNLKKVMSGTSSTSVELHDGNLKYPFISFKEIVLATNNFSNSNMLGHGGFGNVYKGTLEDGTKIAVKRLSKGSGQGVMEFRNEVILIAKLQHQNLVRLLGFCIHGDEKLLIYEYLPNKSLDAMLFDATRKSMLDWPMRFEIIKGVARGLLYLHQDSRLKIIHRDLKASNILLDAEMSPKISDFGMARIFGGNQQQENTNRVVGTYGYMSPEYVLKGVFSVKSDVYSFGVLLLEIVSGSKISSVHLKADFSSIIAYAWSLWKDGNTQDFVDSSIVGSCSLNETSRCIHIGLLCVQGRPNARPLVSSIVSFLENGDISLPTPKEPMYFAEDNYGTDGAAENTAKSANNMSITVLEGR; the protein is encoded by the exons ATGGATCCCCTTCCCCTACACACAATCATCTGGCTTGTTTGTTGGTCATTTTGGTTATTCCCGTTCTGTGCATCATCCGGCAGCCGCCTTCTTCCCGACAAGCCGCTTTCTGTTGGAAGCACCATCACCTCCGATGACGGCACTTTTGCCCTGGGATTCTTCTCCCTGTCCAGCTCCAGCACAAAACATTACTACGTCGGCATATGGTACAAGAACATACCCGAAGACAACTTTGTGTGGGTTGCCAACCGTGCTATGCCCATAACTGATCCTTCTTCTGCAACACTCGCGTTCACAAGCGGATCCAATCTCGCCTTGTCAGACACCAAAG GTATGAACCTCACGATCACCCACAAGACGCATGCACTAAAACGGCTCATCTCTTGGAGAAGCCCCCAAGACCCGTCCCCAGGCAACTTCTCATCTGGTGCAGACCCTGATGAGTTTCGACAGCGTTTTATATGGAATGGCTCAACCCCATACCTGCGAGGTTCAATATGGAACAACAATTTGGTAATTGGACAGTATGTCGAGAGTATCAAGTCCACAATTTACTATAGACTGCTTACTATTGATGATGAGGTCTACGCTTCCTTTGGACTGCCGCCACCAAGTGTCGCATTAGTGCAAATGAAGATTGACTACTCAGGTAAGATAAAAACACGAGTCTGGAATAGCAACATGTCCAAATGGACTGACCTGTGGTCAGGACCTAACCACGAATGCAACAAATTTGGTTATTGTGGTCCATTTGGTTACTGCGACAACACGCAGCCTATTGTGACATGCAAGTGTCTTGATGGCTTTGAGCCAAACAACAAACAAGACTGGACGGCCAGCAGGTTTTCACAGGGATGTCACCGAATGGAAGCAATTACATGTGGTCAAGGGGATGGCTTCTTAAATATGTCAACCATGAAGATTCCCAGCCAGTTCTTGTATGTCAAGAATAGAAGCTTAGATGAATGCATAGCAGAATGCACCAGCAACTGCTCCTGCACGGCCTTTACTTACACCAATATgagcattgatgctatcaatggGGATGAAACTAGGTGCCTATTATGGACCAGAGATTTGATCGACATGGAGAAGCTCATTGGACAAGGGGAAACCCTCTATATCCGGGTTAATGGATTGAGTG ATAAAAAGCGGAAGAGCATTGTTTTAAAAATTACACTGCCAGTCGTGTCAAGTTTGCTCATAGTCATATGTGTGTGGCTTGTTTGGATCTGCAACTTGGGAG GCAAACAAAAAAACAAGAAAAATTTGAAGAAGGTGATGTCAGGAACTTCGAGCACTTCTGTTGAACTTCACGATGGAAACTTAAAGTATCCTTTTATAAGCTTCAAAGAAATTGTACTTGCAACAAACAATTTCTCTAACTCCAACATGCTTGGACATGGAGGTTTTGGCAATGTTTACAAG GGGACATTAGAAGATGGTACAAAAATTGCTGTGAAAAGGCTTAGTAAGGGTTCTGGCCAGGGGGTAATGGAGTTCAGAAATGAAGTAATACTCATTGCGAAGTTGCAGCACCAAAACTTGGTTAGACTTCTAGGTTTCTGCATCCATGGAGATGAGAAACTATtgatatatgaatatttacctaaCAAGAGTCTAGACGCCATGCTTTTCG ATGCCACAAGAAAATCAATGCTTGATTGGCCGATGAGATTCGAGATAATCAAAGGGGTAGCTAGAGGACTTCTTTATCTTCATCAAGATTCAAGGCTGAAGATAATTCACAGGGATCTCAAAGCAAGCAACATATTATTAGATGCCGAAATGAGCCCTAAGATATCTGATTTTGGTATGGCAAGGATATTTGGTGGCAATCAGCAGCAAGAAAATACCAACCGTGTCGTTGGCACATA CGGTTACATGTCCCCTGAATATGTTTTGAAAGGAGTGTTTTCTGTCAAGTCTGATGTATATAGCTTTGGAGTTTTACTACTGGAGATTGTGAGTGGCTCAAAGATCAGCTCTGTGCACCTAAAAGCAGACTTCAGCAGCATTATAGCCTAT GCATGGAGCTTATGGAAGGATGGGAACACACAGGATTTTGTTGACTCGTCAATTGTGGGGAGCTGCTCACTTAATGAAACTTCACGGTGCATCCATATCGGACTCTTATGTGTTCAAGGCAGACCAAATGCGCGGCCACTAGTGTCATCAATCGTGTCCTTCCTGGAAAATGGAGATATATCCCTTCCAACTCCAAAAGAGCCCATGTATTTTGCAGAAGATAACTATGGTACTGATGGAGCAGCAGAAAATACTGCGAAGTCTGCAAATAACATGAGCATTACAGTACTGGAGGGACGCTAG
- the LOC141025447 gene encoding bidirectional sugar transporter SWEET6a-like, translated as MCRPAFWRIIKNKDVEEFKSDPYLATLLNCMLLVFYGILCVIFGSAMYASPLTIMGKVIKTKSVEYMPFFLSLVSFLNGVCWTSYALIKFDLYVTIPNGLGALFGLVPACYYRPTPKKEKSVKLKYD; from the exons ATGTGCAGGCCGGCGTTCTGGCGGATCATCAAGAACAAGGACGTGGAGGAGTTCAAGTCGGACCCGTACCTAGCAACGCTGCTCAACTGCATGCTCTTGGTGTTCTACGGCATCCTCTGCGTCATATTCGGCTCGGCAATGTACGCCTCCCCGCTCACCATCATG GGTAAAGTGATCAAGACCAAGAGCGTCGAGTACATGCCCTTCTTCCTGTCGCTGGTGAGCTTCCTCAACGGCGTCTGCTGGACGTCCTACGCTCTCATCAAATTCGACCTCTACGTCACG ATCCCCAATGGCCTCGGTGCGCTGTTCGGCCTCGTCCCCGCCTGCTACTACAGGCCGACCCCCAAGAAGGAGAAGAGCGTAAAGCTCAAATATGATTGA
- the LOC109748855 gene encoding G-type lectin S-receptor-like serine/threonine-protein kinase B120 isoform X1 yields the protein MDPTIPIHTVICLVCWSFSLLPLCASSSRHLLPGKPLSAGSTITSNDGTFALGFFSPSSSGTKQYYIGIWYKNIPEDNVVWVANRAMPVTDPSSATLAFTNGSDLALSDTNGQLLWTTNISAAGNSSSEATAGKATLYNNGNFILRSQGIILWQSFDYPTDTLLPGMNFRITHKTHALQQLISWRNPQDPSPGNFTYGAHPDEFLQRFVWNGSTPYRRSPVWNNFLVVGQYIGSIKSTIYFTLQTVDDEVYISFGVPAPSVSSLVLVKMDCSGKMKIRTWNSNVSKWTDLQSEPNQECNKYGYCGPFGYCDNTQPIVTCKCLDGFEPNNKQDWTARRFSQGCHRMEALRCGQGDGFLNMSSMKVPDQFVHVKNRSLDDCIADCTSNCSCTAYAYANMSTKVINGDETRCLLWIGDLIDTEKLMGEGENLYIRVNGFSDKKRKSIVLKITLPVVSSLLIVICVWLVWICNLGGKQKNKKNLKKVMSGTSSTSVELHDGNLKYPFISFKEIVLATNNFSNSNMLGHGGFGNVYKGTLEDGTKIAVKRLSKGSGQGVMEFRNEVILIAKLQHQNLVRLLGFCIHGDEKLLIYEYLPNKSLDAMLFDATRKSMLDWPMRFEIIKGVARGLLYLHQDSRLKIIHRDLKASNILLDAEMSPKISDFGMARIFGGNQQQENTNRVVGTYGYMSPEYVLKGVFSVKSDVYSFGVLLLEIVSGSKISSVHLKADFSSIIAYAWSLWKDGNTQDFVDSSIVGSCSLNETSRCIHIGLLCVQGRPNARPLVSSIVSFLENGDISLPTPKEPMYFAEDNYGTDGAAENTAKSANNMSITVLEGR from the exons ATGGATCCCACCATTCCCATACACACAGTCATCTGCCTTGTTTGTTGGTCATTTTCCCTATTGCCATTATGTGCATCATCCAGCAGACATCTTCTTCCCGGCAAGCCACTTTCTGCTGGTAGCACCATCACCTCCAACGACGGCACTTTTGCCCTGGGATTCTTCTCCCCCTCCAGCTCTGGCACAAAACAGTACTACATCGGCATATGGTACAAGAACATACCCGAAGACAACGTTGTGTGGGTTGCCAACCGTGCTATGCCGGTCACTGATCCTTCTTCTGCAACACTTGCCTTCACAAACGGATCTGATCTCGCCTTGTCAGACACCAACGGCCAGCTTCTATGGACGACAAACATCAGCGCTGCAGGAAATTCATCATCAGAGGCAACTGCTGGAAAAGCCACACTTTATAACAATGGGAATTTTATCCTTCGGTCACAGGGCATCATCTTATGGCAAAGCTTCGATTACCCGACCGACACTCTCCTTCCAGGTATGAACTTCAGGATCACCCACAAGACGCATGCACTACAACAGCTCATCTCTTGGAGAAACCCCCAAGACCCATCCCCAGGCAACTTCACATATGGTGCACACCCTGATGAGTTTCTGCAGCGTTTTGTATGGAATGGCTCAACACCATACAGGCGAAGTCCAGTATGGAATAACTTTTTGGTAGTCGGGCAGTATATCGGGAGTATAAAGTCCACAATTTACTTTACACTGCAAACTGTTGATGATGAGGTCTACATTTCCTTTGGAGTACCAGCACCAAGTGTCTCCTCATTAGTGCTAGTGAAGATGGACTGCTCCGGCAAGATGAAGATACGAACCTGGAATAGCAACGTGTCCAAATGGACTGACCTGCAGTCAGAACCTAACCAGGAATGCAACAAATATGGTTACTGTGGTCCATTTGGTTACTGTGACAACACACAGCCTATTGTGACATGCAAGTGTCTTGATGGCTTTGAGCCAAACAACAAACAGGACTGGACGGCCCGCAGGTTTTCACAGGGATGCCACCGGATGGAAGCACTACGATGTGGTCAAGGGGATGGCTTCTTAAATATGTCAAGCATGAAGGTTCCCGATCAGTTTGTGCATGTCAAGAATAGAAGCTTAGATGACTGCATAGCAGATTGCACCAGCAACTGCTCCTGCACGGCGTATGCTTACGCCAATATGAGCACCAAGGTTATCAATGGGGATGAAACTAGGTGCCTATTATGGATTGGAGATTTGATTGACACAGAGAAGCTCATGGGAGAAGGGGAAAACCTCTACATCCGGGTTAATGGATTCAGTG ATAAAAAGCGGAAGAGCATTGTTTTAAAAATTACACTGCCAGTCGTGTCAAGTTTGCTCATAGTCATATGTGTGTGGCTTGTTTGGATCTGCAACTTGGGAG GCAAACAAAAAAACAAGAAAAATTTGAAGAAGGTGATGTCAGGAACTTCGAGCACTTCTGTTGAACTTCACGATGGAAACTTAAAGTATCCTTTTATAAGCTTCAAAGAAATTGTACTTGCAACAAACAATTTCTCTAACTCCAACATGCTTGGACATGGAGGTTTTGGCAATGTTTACAAG GGGACATTAGAAGATGGTACAAAAATTGCTGTGAAAAGGCTTAGTAAGGGTTCTGGCCAGGGGGTAATGGAGTTCAGAAATGAAGTAATACTCATTGCGAAGTTGCAGCACCAAAACTTGGTTAGACTTCTAGGTTTCTGCATCCATGGAGATGAGAAACTATtgatatatgaatatttacctaaCAAGAGTCTAGACGCCATGCTTTTCG ATGCCACAAGAAAATCAATGCTTGATTGGCCGATGAGATTCGAGATAATCAAAGGGGTAGCTAGAGGACTTCTTTATCTTCATCAAGATTCAAGGCTGAAGATAATTCACAGGGATCTCAAAGCAAGCAACATATTATTAGATGCCGAAATGAGCCCTAAGATATCTGATTTTGGTATGGCAAGGATATTTGGTGGCAATCAGCAGCAAGAAAATACCAACCGTGTCGTTGGCACATA CGGTTACATGTCCCCTGAATATGTTTTGAAAGGAGTGTTTTCTGTCAAGTCTGATGTATATAGCTTTGGAGTTTTACTACTGGAGATTGTGAGTGGCTCAAAGATCAGCTCTGTGCACCTAAAAGCAGACTTCAGCAGCATTATAGCCTAT GCATGGAGCTTATGGAAGGATGGGAACACACAGGATTTTGTTGACTCGTCAATTGTGGGGAGCTGCTCACTTAATGAAACTTCACGGTGCATCCATATCGGACTCTTATGTGTTCAAGGCAGACCAAATGCGCGGCCACTAGTGTCATCAATCGTGTCCTTCCTGGAAAATGGAGATATATCCCTTCCAACTCCAAAAGAGCCCATGTATTTTGCAGAAGATAACTATGGTACTGATGGAGCAGCAGAAAATACTGCGAAGTCTGCAAATAACATGAGCATTACAGTACTGGAGGGACGCTAG